A DNA window from Macrobrachium rosenbergii isolate ZJJX-2024 chromosome 41, ASM4041242v1, whole genome shotgun sequence contains the following coding sequences:
- the LOC136826712 gene encoding kielin/chordin-like protein, translated as MCPPCVHAPGIDPGECCPRCPGQCSYDDRIIATGSSFQPSFNPCLNCSCQDTRVACVAMECRPPPCPGAIVLPGRCCPDHCPNEVPCVDNRGKSRLNGETWMEDESECRKCSCDTGVITCTGETCERCPYGVPVPGSCCPDCSRCFVDGQLVDNKVWFNRGGDPCEPCQCLDGSLKCNPRMTCPELDCLLKHRPDGECCPICIGCIDDKGQTWDEGQHWTPESDPCQQCQCHKNLITCARAQCQVYCSHPVPPAPSTCCPTCEACLYRSKIYAQDERIPTTDPCSECYCKNGSLVCYTKSCKPVYCRNAQIRPGECCPTCSQCNYLGETYEDDSEWSSPSDPCVNCRCQGGHVECQDGRENCNPQCTHPAMPPRQCCPLCDNCLYLDQEYANGMAFRSPRHDSDCYECNCKNGNVQCYKKHCPPLNCVVSVLVTSECCPKCLDHQVTYPTALPAFRAMPSPVDSSYVHETDFFLETDFFLSTTTTAVPGGSSVSSSSPSSSSSSSSSSSSSSSSSSSPSSSSSSSSHCESCRHTSCSIEGVTYKIDESFVHPNNPCQQCTCLESGITCSRVFCPRTPCTHPAMPADACCPTCQDCLFTQMIYPNATTFTHEDDPCQKCMCKEGNVLCETIRCPTTECSNPKTMDDVCCPICLDPKQCRFHDRFYNYHEIFTHPKDHCQECSCIEGVVTCKERPCPPYACPSPRLKDCCYDCFGCGYAGKTIENYVSFFDPLDPCRTCSCIDGRVNCYRVSCPAVECLQPITPPDSCCPVCQECEYEDEIYYIGETFESFYDPCTECRCDYPDVTCYPRYCSAPACTYPAPDADGCCQMCYNCLFEGVLYHNGQHFPDPSDPCAQCSCRMGDIQCTAIPCDRPRCPYPVPGKCCPECGSGCQYGDVIIPDGGMFPSGMAECQECICHAGYVTCVPVKCPSVYCTHPATVGCCPHCGSCLFEGRDIENGMVFSHPGKPCEECRCTAGSVTCNPLKCPEAPCTHPRVVNCCPSCSVGCRYHETLLEEGETIFSPSDPCHTCLCKRGSVKCARRKCPELSCPVESQIPGECCPRCPTSHCLYEDKVYPHDARFTDPYTCQDCICQEGRVECSVLLCPELTCPNQVKVNGSCCPTCDQSCEYNQVRYTSGQKFTLVDRPCQICTCEEGEIVCDDLPCGLPKCTHPMPADLDECCPFSCNGCAFEGKTFVDGQTFNHSCSSCQCQVGNITCSPIKCPELKCDVPIVPEGENCCASCPSCQHMGITLPPEYRFIDPDQPCSLCVCHNGEVTCFQETCPAEDCKPGEVLQKLQPEDCCPVCMNSLDAINSNARGTYDEGGTEDIQYYAHEQKKEERIIFQVEKELGSIHTFVYNKDVSNEGPLNETLGKVKPSAIDEENVERILQDNLQKNISLAPEERELVSVNLDQLEEQNIISEFHAKEPDVLGLNTTSSTSDFLTQNMSKEEGAHEGEETSENSTETTSTVSQAAPEGLDFNETSSSFEDSGDTSVVPSSNSPISQQELAQRINSKLKDIAFNVALPSDKEQLKFNVKIKVSKKLNDSGTEIPRGDTKRKCRVKNPFNSVQVSETEPPAASNISVFTSNVTENDTTLPINEVSDINEGTQSAPASLLFANISTDDSDNITGTAPRPQEKFIITSDHASSVPNYAYLEREKEVVEHIIAEGVKLSDFQNESGIVNEENIDQTTVRPLSLASTAEAPDSSKNSQLDTVFSVLPSQSARFSTFKPDQTKESESSEIREEGNSTSVVEDVSESINESHSTPLPQYSSSHHPEAVTYTTESPRDDFYSISISPNTTQSHSLSSAGIQSTESTAHLTSPFSLHVADSNVMEGSSTSRTTSNDIPVTIAPSAKEDSMESSLEDYKNFGSSQADTEQTMSRSDVLVVSTTQSETLPSESSIPLEINETIIGPTIDSPDSSHPTSEPGSSAPLEAGAETNVGGFGGHAVLTTVMTTDAATLNLDVTTEAPFTFLESSVTTEQGFTNVSNFTDLHSTSLGEVSVTALPTSNSTSVLPLGAQCDFEEVGKSINLPDDPCTNCTCNSSLHWECSQVWCPPLDCPLEELYLHEGECCPICKACEVAIGNQLLQYGEGESWSDPKKPCTVCVCHNGQSRCSASHCLSPPQIYSPADCLGVTCPELKCTESQEERYNPGACCPICAPASQQCVWWGRHIRTFDGLLLQHRAQCAYTFLQHCPETLFTIYTKFGDSSGGLAVVVVTVVVGEVEIELGQDGGVTVDGIKASLPHITSTTAIYSHGHNVVVITDNGLQVVWHVRGQVEVVVGGEHMGKTCGLCGNLNNHPQDDFSLPSGLQSTNIEEFLESWSIGEKCVAPEPQRSCSKSGAALDSHSYGYVNRSCSILKGPSFQKCHRVVPPDPYIEACITEVCGCQEETRSICLCDSLHLYSTLCTRAGVILNWRTSYLCEPSCPQGMVWSECVPACGPALCGPLPASRTVKHNSFVSFLSAVSSHSVSSHENTPTHKCPGPCVPGCTCPQGYALQNATCIPVTECL; from the exons ATGTGCCCCCCCTGTGTGCATGCACCCGGAATCGATCCTGGGGAATGTTGCCCCAGGTGCCCAGGGCAGTGTTCCTACGACGATCGTATAATAGCCACCGGGTCCTCGTTCCAGCCTTCCTTTAATCCCTGCCTCAATTGCTCTTGTCAG GACACGCGTGTCGCCTGTGTGGCCATGGAATGCAGGCCCCCTCCGTGCCCGGGGGCCATAGTCCTCCCCGGGCGGTGCTGCCCTGACCACTGTCCTAATGAGGTGCCCTGCGTTGACAACAGGGGCAAATCCAGGCTGAATGGAGAGACGTGGATGGAAGATGAAAGTGAATGtcgg AAATGCTCCTGCGACACTGGCGTCATCACGTGTACTGGAGAGACGTGTGAAAGGTGCCCCTATGGCGTTCCAGTTCCAGGTTCCTGTTGTCCAGACTGTTCCAGGTGTTTCGTTGATGGACAGTTGGTTGACAACAAG GTGTGGTTCAACAGAGGGGGTGATCCGTGTGAACCATGCCAGTGCTTGGACGGTTCGCTCAAGTGTAACCCAAGAATGACCTGTCCTGAACTGGACTGTCTCTTGAAACACCGTCCAGATGGTGAATGTTGCCCCATCTGCATTG GCTGCATAGACGACAAAGGTCAAACATGGGACGAAGGTCAGCACTGGACCCCCGAGTCTGACCCCTGCCAACAATGCCAGTGCCACAAGAACCTCATCACTTGTGCGCGTGCGCAGTGCCAA GTGTACTGTAGCCACCCTGTACCACCTGCGCCGTCCACCTGCTGCCCCACTTGTGAAGCCTGTCTCTATAGAAGCAAAATCTATGCCCAAGACGAGAGGATTCCCACGACTGACCCTTGCAGTGAATGTTACTGCAAAAATG GGAGCCTGGTTTGCTACACGAaatcctgcaaacctgtttactGCCGCAACGCCCAAATTAGGCCAGGTGAATGTTGCCCTACCTGTTCCCAGTGCAACTACTTAGGCGAAACATACGA GGACGACTCAGAGTGGTCATCTCCTAGTGACCCTTGCGTGAACTGCCGGTGCCAGGGAGGGCATGTGGAGTGCCAAGATGGCAGAGAAAATTGTAATCCGCAGTGCACCCACCCGGCAATGCCCCCCAGACAGTGCTGCCCTCTGTGTGACAATTGCCTGTACTTAGATCAAGAGTATGCGAATGGAATGGCATTCAGATCTCCCAGGCACGACAGTGATTGCTATGAGTGTAATTGTAAG AACGGCAACGTGCAGTGCTACAAGAAGCATTGTCCGCCACTAAACTGCGTTGTTTCGGTGCTGGTGACCTCTGAGTGCTGCCCAAAATGCCTCGACCATCAAGTGACCTATCCAACTGCCCTGCCCGCTTTCAGAGCAATGCCTTCTCCGGTTGATTCTTCATATGTACATGAAACAGATTTCTTTCTAGAAAcagatttctttctctctactACCACTACAGCCGTTCCGGGAGGTTcttctgtctcctcctcctccccctcctcctcctcctcctcctcctcctcctcctcctcctcctcctcctcctcctcctccccctcctcctcctcctcttcttcttcccactgTGAATCGTGCAGGCACACTTCTTGCTCCATTGAAGGCGTAACTTATAAGATCGACGAATCTTTTGTCCACCCAAACAATCCTTGCCAGCAGTGCACTTGTTTG GAATCCGGCATCACCTGTAGCAGGGTATTTTGCCCAAGAACCCCTTGCACTCATCCAGCCATGCCCGCTGATGCCTGCTGCCCGACCTGTCAAGACTGTCTTTTCACCCAGATGATATACCCAAACGCCACCACCTTCACCCACGAGGATGACCCTTGCCAAAAATGCATGTGCAAG GAAGGAAACGTCTTGTGCGAAACCATCAGGTGTCCGACAACGGAATGTTCAAACCCGAAAACAATGGACGATGTCTGCTGTCCCATTTGTCTCGACCCTAAACAGTGCCGCTTCCACGATCGCTTCTATAACTACCACGAAATATTCACCCATCCGAAAGATCACTGTCAGGAATGCAG CTGTATAGAGGGGGTAGTTACTTGTAAAGAACGCCCATGCCCACCGTATGCTTGCCCCTCGCCCAGACTGAAGGACTGTTGTTATGACTGTTTTG gtTGCGGCTACGCCGGAAAGACCATCGAGAATTACGTCTCTTTCTTCGACCCACTCGACCCGTGTCGAACCTGCTCCTGTATCGACGGTCGAGTGAACTGTTACCGAGTGAGCTGCCCGGCGGTCGAATGTCTTCAGCCAATCACGCCGCCTGATTCTTGTTGTCCCGTCTGTCAAG AATGCGAATACGAGGACGAGATCTACTACATCGGCGAGACGTTCGAGTCGTTCTACGACCCCTGCACCGAGTGCCGTTGCGACTACCCTGACGTCACGTGCTACCCGCGGTACTGCTCGGCGCCCGCGTGCACGTACCCGGCGCCGGATGCCGACGGGTGTTGCCAGATGTGCTACAATTGCCTGTTCGAGGGGGTCCTCTATCACAACGGGCAGCACTTCCCGGATCCGAGTGATCCTTGCGCCCAGTGCTCCTGCAGG ATGGGGGACATCCAGTGCACAGCCATTCCGTGTGATCGTCCCCGGTGCCCATACCCAGTGCCGGGGAAATGCTGCCCCGAGTGTGGATCCGGGTGCCAGTACGGTGACGTCATCATTCCGGATGGTGGAATGTTCCCCAGTGGCATGGCCGAATGCCAGGAATGCATTTGCCACGCTGGGTACGTCACTTGTGTCCCCGTGAAGTGCCCGAGCGTCTATTGCACGCATCCTGCGACTGTGGGATGCTGTCCTCACTGTGGAA GTTGTTTATTCGAGGGGCGAGACATTGAGAACGGAATGGTGTTTTCTCATCCTGGAAAACCTTGTGAGGAGTGTCGGTGTACCGCGGGGTCAGTTACTTGCAACCCTTTGAAG TGCCCCGAGGCACCATGCACGCACCCTAGGGTCGTCAACTGCTGCCCTTCGTGTTCGGTTGGCTGCAGGTACCACGAAACCCTCCTGGAGGAGGGAGAGACTATCTTCTCCCCAAGTGACCCTTGCCACACCTGTCTTTGTAAG AGGGGATCCGTGAAATGCGCGCGAAGAAAATGCCCAGAGCTTTCGTGCCCCGTCGAGAGCCAGATCCCAGGAGAATGTTGTCCTCGGTGCCCAACGAGTCACTGTCTCTACGAGGATAAGGTCTACCCTCACGATGCCCGATTCACTGATCCATATACGTGTCAGGACTGCATTTGCCAG GAAGGTCGTGTCGAATGCTCAGTTTTGCTTTGCCCAGAACTTACGTGTCCGAATCAGGTAAAGGTTAATGGATCCTGCTGTCCAACATGTGACCAATCCTGCGAATACAATCAAGTTCGGTACACGTCCGGTCAGAAATTTACACTAGTGGATCGGCCGTGTCAGATCTGCACGTGTGAG GAGGGCGAAATCGTATGCGACGATTTGCCCTGTGGTCTCCCAAAGTGTACCCACCCGATGCCAGCCGATTTAGATGAATGCTGTCCATTCAGCTGCAATGGCTGTGCTTTCGAAGGGAAGACGTTTGTTGATGGGCAGACATTCAACCATTCCTGCTCCAGCTGCCAGTGTCAG GTAGGAAATATTACCTGCTCCCCAATTAAGTGCCCTGAACTGAAGTGTGACGTACCAATCGTGCCCGAAGGTGAAAACTGCTGTGCCTCGTGCCCCTCCTGTCAACACATGGGCATCACTCTCCCTCCCGAGTACCGTTTCATTGATCCTGACCAGCCTTGTTCACTTTGCGTGTGCCAT AATGGCGAGGTGACCTGTTTCCAAGAAACATGCCCTGCGGAGGATTGCAAACCAGGCGAGGTCCTTCAAAAGCTGCAACCTGAGGATTGTTGCCCTGTGTGCATGAACTCTCTGGATGCAATTAACTCCAATGCACGCGGAACATATGATGAAGGGGGTACAGAGGATATTCAGTATTATGCGCATGAgcagaagaaagaggaaaggatcATCTTCCAAGTGGAAAAGGAATTGGGAAGCATACATACCTTTGTTTACAACAAAGATGTTTCGAACGAAGGTCCTTTAAATGAGACATTGGGCAAAGTAAAGCCTTCTGCCATAGATGAAGAAAATGTAGAGAGAATATTACAAGATAATttgcagaaaaatatttctttagcaCCTGAAGAACGTGAGCTTGTTTCAGTGAATCTCGATCAGTTAGAGGAGCAGAATATAATATCAGAATTTCATGCAAAGGAGCCAGATGTCCTTGGATTGAATACTACGTCTTCCACGAGTGACTTTTTAACACAAAACATGTCAAAAGAAGAAGGTGCACATGAAGGAGAAGAAACATCTGAAAACTCCACAGAAACCACCTCTACAGTGTCACAAGCAGCTCCAGAGGGACTTGATTTCAATGAAACCTCCAGTAGCTTTGAAGACTCAGGTGATACATCTGTTGTTCCCAGTAGTAATTCCCCAATAAGTCAACAAGAACTTGCCCAAAGAATTAATTCGAAATTGAAAGATATCGCATTCAATGTGGCTCTTCCTTCAGACAAAGAACAGCTTAAATTTAACGTGAAGATAAAAGTTTCTAAAAAACTGAACGATTCTGGTACTGAAATACCCAGAGGAGACACCAAGAGGAAATGCCGTGTGAAAAATCCTTTCAACAGTGTGCAGGTATCAGAAACTGAACCACCTGCAGCTTCAAATATCTCAGTTTTCACCTCAAACGTAACGGAAAATGACACAACATTACCCATAAACGAGGTATCTGATATTAATGAAGGAACGCAGAGCGCTCCTGCATCACTGTTATTTGCGAATATTAGTACAGATGATAGTGATAATATTACTGGCACTGCACCCAGACCTCAGGAGAAATTTATCATAACTAGTGATCATGCTTCGTCAGTTCCAAATTATGCCTatcttgaaagagaaaaagaggtagTCGAGCACATAATTGCAGAGGGTGTGAAGCTATCAGATTTTCAAAATGAATCTGGTATTGTAAATGAGGAAAACATTGATCAAACAACAGTAAGACCGTTGTCCCTGGCATCTACAGCAGAAGCCCCAGACAGCAGTAAAAATAGTCAGCTAGACACTGTCTTTTCAGTACTGCCTTCACAGTCTGCAAGATTTTCCACTTTTAAACCAGACCAGACAAAGGAATCTGAGAGCTCTGAAATTCGTGAAGAGGGGAATTCAACTTCAGTAGTCGAAGATGTTAGTGAGTCTATTAATGAAAGTCACTCAACTCCTCTTCCTCAGTATTCTTCATCTCATCATCCAGAGGCTGTGACATATACAACAGAATCCCCTAGGGatgatttttattcaatttctataTCTCCAAATACTACTCAGTCTCACAGTTTGTCTTCAGCTGGGATTCAGTCAACAGAATCAACAGCTCATTTGACTAGCCCATTTTCTCTTCACGTTGCAGATAGTAATGTAATGGAAGGTTCAAGTACATCTAGAACAACAAGTAATGATATTCCAGTTACCATTGCACCATCAGCTAAGGAAGATTCTATGGAGAGTAGTCTGGAGGATTACAAAAACTTTGGAAGCTCTCAAGCTGATACTGAGCAAACTATGTCTCGCTCAGATGTTTTAGTTGTATCAACCACGCAGTCTGAGACTCTCCCATCTGAATCTTCAATTCCTTTGGAAATAAATGAGACAATAATAGGTCCTACCATTGATTCCCCAGACAGTTCACACCCAACATCTGAACCAGGATCTTCTGCACCATTAGAAGCTGGTGCAGAGACAAATGTTGGTGGTTTTGGAGGACATGCTGTTCTCACTACAGTAATGACGACTGATGCCGCCACCTTAAATTTAGATGTAACAACAGAAGCTCCTTTCACATTTCTTGAATCGTCAGTGACAACAGAACAGGGATTTACTAACGTCTCAAATTTCACAGATTTACATTCAACATCCTTAGGAGAAGTATCGGTAACTGCATTGCCAACAAGCAATTCGACATCTGTATTGCCACTTGGAGCACAATGTGATTTTGAAGAAGTTGGGAAATCTATAAATTTACCAGATGATCCATGCACTAACTGCACCTGCAAT AGCAGCCTTCATTGGGAATGCAGCCAAGTTTGGTGTCCCCCACTTGACTGTCCACTCGAAGAATTATATTTACACGAGGGAGAGTGCTGTCCAATTTGCAAAG CATGTGAGGTTGCCATTGGTAACCAACTCCTGCAGTATGGAGAGGGCGAAAGTTGGTCTGACCCCAAGAAGCCATGCACGGTGTGTGTCTGCCATAATGGTCAGTCTCGCTGTTCTGCTAGTCACTGCCTATCTCCTCCCCAAATCTACAGCCCAGCAGACTGTCTGGGAGTTACTTGTCCAGAGTTAAAATGCACTGAGAGCCAAGAAGAGAGGTATAACCCTGGTGCATGTTGCCCTATTTGTGCCCCAg CTAGTCAGCAGTGCGTTTGGTGGGGACGCCACATACGGACATTTGATGGTCTCCTCCTGCAACATCGTGCTCAGTGTGCTTACACTTTCCTTCAACACTGCCCAGAGACACTTTTCACTATATACACCAAG TTTGGAGATTCTTCTGGAGGTCTAGCAGTGGTGGTAGTAACGGTGGTGGTTGGCGAAGTTGAGATAGAACTGGGACAGGACGGCGGTGTTACTGTGGATGGAATAAAGGCATCGCTTCCACACATAACTTCAACTACTGCCATCTATTCCCATGGGCATAACGTTGTGGTCATTACAGATAATGGTCTTCAG GTTGTGTGGCATGTCAGAGGTCAAGTGGAGGTGGTAGTTGGGGGTGAGCACATGGGCAAGACTTGTGGCTTGTGTGGAAACCTCAACAACCATCCACAAGATGATTTTAGTTTACCTTCAGGGCTGCAGTCAACG aATATCGAGGAGTTTTTAGAGAGCTGGAGTATTGGGGAGAAGTGCGTAGCCCCCGAGCCTCAGCGTTCCTGCTCAAAATCTGGGGCAGCTTTGGATTCTCATTCTTACGGTTATGTTAACAGGAGCTGCTCAATACTGAAG GGCCCAAGTTTCCAAAAATGCCATCGAGTTGTGCCTCCAGATCCCTACATAGAAGCTTGCATAACGGAAGTATGTGGCTGTCAGGAGGAAACGCGGTCAATCTGTTTATGTGACTCTCTTCACCTGTACTCAACTCTATGTACGCGTGCTGGAGTCATCCTAAACTGGAGGACATCTTATTTATGCG AACCGTCATGCCCCCAAGGGATGGTGTGGTCCGAATGTGTCCCAGCCTGTGGACCAGCACTCTGTGGTCCTCTGCCAGCATCTAGGACGGTGAAACACAACTCCTTCGTTTCTTTCCTCTCAGCGGTATCTTCACATTCTGTTTCTTCACACGAAAATACTCCCACCCATAAGTGCCCAGGGCCTTGTGTGCCAGGATGTACATGCCCACAAGGGTATGCTCTACAGAATGCCACGTGCATCCCCGTGACTGAGTGTTTGTAG